In Myripristis murdjan chromosome 2, fMyrMur1.1, whole genome shotgun sequence, a genomic segment contains:
- the plaat1l gene encoding phospholipase A and acyltransferase 5, which yields MGLKYSRPKLFPGDILEYPRNKYFSHFGIYYGERDGVPYVAHLTSRDSESKLVLFGRALRSEVKLDPVELVGTKYKVNNMLDGSFPARDFPSLVKPAIDDMLGREVTFDILFHNSEHQATLFRYGVKKSEQIEKVYEHIMPAWKKPFEKRQL from the exons ATGGGCCTT AAATACTCCCGTCCCAAGTTGTTCCCTGGCGACATCTTGGAGTATCCCAGGAACAAGTACTTTTCCCATTTTGGGATTTACTATGGAGAGAGGGACGGCGTTCCTTACGTGGCTCACCTGACGAGCAGAG attcaGAGTCCAAGCTCGTGCTCTTCGGTCGagctctgaggtcagaggtcaagctGGACCCGGTGGAGCTGGTGGGCACAAAATACAAG gtGAACAACATGCTGGACGGGTCGTTCCCGGCCAGAGATTTCCCCAGCCTGGTGAAGCCGGCCATAGACGACATGCTGGGCCGCGAGGTCACCTTCGACATCCTGTTCCACAACAGCGAGCACCAGGCCACGCTGTTCAGATATGGAGTCAAGAAGTCCGAGcag ataGAGAAGGTGTACGAGCACATCATGCCGGCGTGGAAGAAGCCGTTTGAGAAAAGGCAGCTGTGA
- the ephx2 gene encoding bifunctional epoxide hydrolase 2: protein MAEKKAVLFNLWGVAVTPRPAAVFSNFEELHKLPRGFLSGVASQSSGAMSRAERGQATLSQMIPEFEAECVKEAQVHGVTLPPDWSVGGLLEELRQTANVQSAILNTAATLRRHGLLTAVLANQWVDDTAAGDGWSRLISQLGGHFDLVLQSCRCGHRVPEAAMFTSALQRLGVAPQQAVWLDVDEDGVKAAEGAGMKSILVKDLDGALNKLADFTGVQAVTAESFPPSCSPGEVSHGYVNIKPGVRTHYVEMGSGPPVLLCHGFPESWYSWRYQIPALAAAGFRVLALDMKGYGESTAPPDIAEYSLEQMCQDLMTFMDKMCLPQVTLVGHDWGGTVVWTMAQYHPERVRAVASLNTPLFPVDPSVPPAEKMKALDIFDYQIYFQKPGVAEAELEKNLERTFKIFFFSSADENRPPISTAGVCARGGLFGGLPEEIPRSPMLSEADLQFYVSRYRDRGFGAPLNWYRNDDANWRWMCSRPTGKLLMPALMVTTGKDPVLLPSLSNGMEDKIPNLNRRHIEECGHWTQMEKPDEVNRILISWLQETHKTAGGVKMVPKL from the exons ATGGCGGAGAAGAAGGCAGTGCTGTTCAACTTGTGGGGAGTCGCTGTCACCCCGCGACCCGCTGCTGTTTTCAGCAACTTCGAGGAGCTGCACAAACTCCCACG GGGTTTCCTGTCCGGCGTGGCGTCCCAGTCGAGCGGCGCCATGAGCAGAGCGGAGCGAGGCCAGGCCACGCTCTCCCAG atgaTCCCAGAGTTCGAGGCGGAGTGTGTGAAGGAGGCTCAGGTTCATGGTGTGACTCTGCCACCTGATTGGTCAGTCGGTGGCCTGCTGGAGGAGCTCAGACAGACGGCCAACGTCCAATCAGCTATCCTGAACACTGCTGCCACACTGCGCCGCCAtg GATTATTGACAGCTGTTCTGGCCAATCAGTGGGTAGATGACACTGCAGCTGGAGACGGCTGGTCCCGCCTCATCTCTCAGCTTGGTGGCCATTTTGACCTGGTCCTCCAGTCCTGCCGCTGTGGTCACAGGGTCCCCGAGGCCGCCATGTTCACCTCCGCCCTGCAGCGCCTGGGAGTTGCACCACAAcaa GCTGTGTGGTTGGACGTGGACGAGGACGGAGTGAAGGCGGCTGAAGGAGCCGGGATGAAGTCCATCTTGGTGAAAGATCTGGACGGCGCTCTCAACAAACTGGCCGACTTTACCGGAGTTCAG gctgtaaCAGCAGAGAGCTTCCCACCATCCTGCAGCCCTGGAGAAGTGTCACATGGATATGTCAACATCAAG cctgGTGTGAGGACTCATTATGTTGAAATGGGTTCAGGTCCCCCAGTTCTGTTGTGTCACGGCTTCCCAGAGAGCTGGTATTCCTGGAggtaccag ATCCCAGCTCTGGCAGCCGCAGGGTTTCGGGTTTTGGCTCTGGACATGAAAGGCTATGGAGAGTCAACAGCGccaccag ATATTGCAGAATACTCGCTGGAGCAGATGTGCCAG GATTTAATGACCTTCATGGACAAAATG tgtctGCCTCAGGTCACTCTGGTGGGTCATGACTGGGGCGGCACTGTGGTCTGGACTATGGCTCAATACCACCCTGAGAGAGTCAg ggCGGTGGCGTCTCTGAACACTCCTCTGTTCCCTGTGGATCCCTCTGTCCCGCCTGCAGAGAAGATGAAGGCTCTTGATATATTTGACTACCAAATCTACTTCCAGAAACCT ggtgTAGCAGAGGCCGAACTGGAGAAAAACTTGGAGAGAACATTCAAGATCTTCTTCTTCAGCAGTGCTGAT GAAAATCGTCCCCCCATCAGCACGGCTGGAGTCTGCGCCCGAG GCGGTCTGTTTGGGGGTTTACCGGAGGAGATTCCCAGGAGCCCCATGCTGTCTGAGGCCGACCTGCAGTTCTACGTCAGCCGATACAGAGACAGAGGCTTTGG GGCGCCGTTGAACTGGTACCGCAACGACGATGCAAACTGGAGGTGGATGTGTTCCCGACCAACTGGAAAG ctgtTGATGCCCGCGCTGATGGTGACCACAGGGAAAGACCCTGTCCTGCTGCCGAGCCTCTCCAATGGTATGGAGGACAAG ATCCCAAACCTGAACAGACGCCACATCGAGGAGTGTGGACACTGGACTCAGATGgagaa gcccgatgaggtGAACCGCATCCTGATATCTTGGCTTCAGGAAACACACAAGACGGCCGGTGGAGTCAAAATGGTGCCAAAACTGTGA